In Leptospira perdikensis, a single genomic region encodes these proteins:
- a CDS encoding STAS domain-containing protein encodes MENSREFYQEFEKAIESQNFGKLTMDFHSVKFLDSSGIGAVIKASSALHNRGVEIFVTNLNKNLNSVFRLSGLNHILSILTLDEYLSKFPEFQKTLEV; translated from the coding sequence ATGGAAAACTCAAGAGAGTTTTACCAAGAGTTTGAGAAGGCAATAGAAAGTCAGAATTTTGGAAAATTGACTATGGATTTCCATTCTGTAAAGTTTTTGGACTCGAGTGGGATTGGAGCTGTCATTAAGGCTTCATCGGCCTTGCACAATCGTGGTGTTGAAATCTTCGTCACCAACCTAAATAAAAACCTAAATTCCGTGTTCCGTCTTTCTGGACTCAACCATATTCTATCCATTTTAACATTGGATGAATACCTTTCTAAATTTCCAGAGTTTCAAAAAACTCTCGAGGTATAA
- a CDS encoding pentapeptide repeat-containing protein, with amino-acid sequence MAVMDFARYKEINDQRMNYREMEDATVVSYYRNTGCGDGYRIYLKLNDESVVEDASYTTTGCGFGIVALAMATEYAKGKSLLELKNLTPETLETLFEFPERRKNYPESAVAALKKAVEDYESGQGVPKENRITKSQTMELLHNQGHLREAKLSSVMLEKEKLDGVDFSGADLHNAFLQNSSFVGANFQGANLKASFFNGADLRNANFRGADLRFAKLASAKIEGADFTDAIYDIGTRVDHSQMYIFDVMKKAGKDLYLKKEDGE; translated from the coding sequence ATGGCAGTAATGGACTTTGCTCGCTACAAAGAAATCAACGACCAAAGGATGAATTACCGTGAGATGGAAGACGCAACAGTCGTCTCCTATTACCGCAACACGGGTTGCGGGGACGGATATCGAATTTATTTAAAGTTAAACGATGAGTCTGTTGTGGAAGATGCAAGTTATACCACAACCGGCTGTGGGTTCGGAATTGTGGCCTTGGCCATGGCAACCGAATACGCAAAGGGTAAGTCCCTTTTGGAACTCAAAAACTTAACCCCCGAAACCTTAGAGACTCTGTTTGAGTTTCCTGAAAGAAGAAAAAACTACCCGGAATCTGCTGTAGCTGCTTTGAAAAAAGCTGTGGAAGATTATGAATCAGGGCAGGGTGTTCCGAAAGAAAACCGAATTACAAAATCCCAGACTATGGAACTTCTCCACAATCAAGGTCACCTTCGAGAAGCTAAGTTATCTAGCGTTATGTTAGAGAAAGAGAAGTTAGATGGTGTGGACTTTAGTGGAGCGGATCTCCACAATGCCTTCCTTCAAAATTCTAGTTTTGTGGGAGCTAACTTTCAAGGTGCAAACTTGAAGGCTTCTTTTTTTAATGGAGCGGATCTAAGAAATGCCAATTTTCGCGGAGCTGACTTACGGTTCGCCAAACTTGCTTCTGCTAAAATTGAAGGTGCTGATTTTACTGACGCTATTTATGATATTGGAACGCGAGTGGACCACAGCCAAATGTACATCTTTGATGTCATGAAAAAGGCGGGTAAGGACCTCTACTTGAAAAAAGAGGATGGGGAATGA
- a CDS encoding class I SAM-dependent methyltransferase, whose product MTKSYELLDSGDLSKLEIVGGYKLLRSSPTSAYGKATPEIWNDLHAQYVKNDSGSGHWNFQKKVPESFTIEFSNLTFKIKLTPFGHIGLFPEQETNWNRIREIGKKKQGLEVLNLFAYSGGSTLACLDAGMGVCHVDASKGMVDWARENAKLSGLDSKPVRWIVDDVMKFIRREIKRGKKYQGLILDPPSFGRGSKGEVWKIEENLSELMDALMELSDSKPEFVILSCHSQGFSPLTLERILSSRIKTKGVYQTSELFIPEKSGKKYPAGFCTFFSK is encoded by the coding sequence ATGACAAAAAGTTACGAACTCTTGGATTCAGGTGATTTATCCAAATTGGAAATTGTTGGCGGTTACAAACTCCTACGTTCTTCCCCTACTTCCGCTTATGGCAAGGCAACTCCTGAAATTTGGAACGACCTACATGCCCAGTATGTTAAAAATGATTCCGGCTCTGGACATTGGAATTTTCAAAAAAAAGTCCCTGAAAGTTTTACCATCGAATTTTCTAATCTAACCTTTAAAATCAAACTCACACCTTTTGGTCACATAGGCCTTTTTCCAGAACAAGAAACCAATTGGAACCGCATCCGAGAAATTGGGAAAAAGAAACAAGGCCTCGAAGTTCTGAACTTGTTTGCTTATTCCGGAGGATCTACCCTGGCCTGTTTGGATGCAGGTATGGGTGTATGCCATGTGGATGCTTCCAAAGGTATGGTGGATTGGGCTCGTGAAAATGCAAAACTCTCTGGACTTGATTCCAAACCAGTCAGGTGGATTGTGGATGATGTCATGAAGTTCATTCGCCGTGAAATCAAACGTGGGAAAAAGTACCAAGGACTCATCCTTGACCCTCCGAGTTTTGGACGCGGCTCCAAAGGTGAGGTATGGAAAATTGAAGAAAACTTAAGCGAACTAATGGATGCCCTTATGGAACTCTCTGATTCCAAACCAGAATTTGTCATCTTAAGTTGCCATAGTCAAGGGTTTAGTCCCCTAACATTAGAAAGGATTCTTTCTTCGCGAATCAAAACCAAGGGTGTTTACCAAACATCAGAGTTATTCATTCCTGAAAAATCGGGAAAAAAATATCCAGCTGGATTTTGTACTTTCTTCTCCAAATAA
- a CDS encoding TrmH family RNA methyltransferase, with translation MPNRRQYITSFSNPKVKWVAGLKEKRNRDEEKKFFIEGYREIKKAITSNPESPIPCLPINITSLFISPECFLGENEETLIGSVHCPIFELPRKIFEKISYRDRPDGLIAVAETPDANVPWEKIKSIDTNPILIIEGVEKPGNLGTILRTAEGAGVGLVIVTDPRIDLFNPNVVRASTGTIFTLPVYIGDLKEVLTKFLSKGYKRYAVTPEGKTLYTSINMKEKSVFLFGSEQYGLSPEAKQLSDDTLHLPMLGEADSLNLAMSCGIVLYESIRQRNK, from the coding sequence ATGCCAAATAGAAGACAATATATCACTAGTTTTTCCAATCCCAAAGTCAAATGGGTTGCAGGACTCAAAGAAAAACGAAACCGCGATGAAGAAAAAAAATTCTTTATCGAAGGTTATAGGGAAATCAAAAAAGCGATTACAAGTAACCCCGAATCACCTATTCCTTGTTTACCGATCAATATCACAAGTTTGTTCATTTCTCCAGAATGTTTTTTAGGAGAAAATGAAGAAACACTCATTGGATCCGTTCATTGTCCTATCTTTGAACTCCCTCGTAAAATTTTTGAAAAAATTTCTTACAGAGACAGACCAGATGGGCTTATTGCTGTCGCAGAAACACCCGATGCCAATGTTCCTTGGGAAAAAATCAAATCAATCGATACCAATCCCATTCTCATCATTGAAGGAGTGGAAAAACCAGGGAACCTGGGAACCATCCTGCGAACGGCCGAAGGGGCTGGAGTTGGACTTGTGATTGTGACGGATCCAAGGATCGATCTTTTTAATCCTAATGTGGTAAGGGCAAGCACTGGAACTATTTTTACTTTGCCTGTTTATATTGGAGACTTAAAAGAAGTGCTCACAAAGTTTTTATCCAAAGGGTACAAACGTTATGCGGTCACACCTGAAGGGAAAACACTCTATACTTCAATCAATATGAAAGAAAAATCGGTGTTTCTTTTTGGTAGTGAACAATATGGGCTGAGTCCAGAGGCAAAACAACTTTCCGATGACACACTCCACTTACCGATGCTCGGAGAAGCAGATTCTTTAAACTTGGCTATGTCTTGTGGAATCGTTTTATACGAATCCATTCGGCAAAGAAACAAATGA
- the rho gene encoding transcription termination factor Rho — protein MASRKQEEIQVNPPEEPTEYTNGIMDQEDGSEPPKQFKKKKSRYEGPVPPPLDLVELKKKNINELADLAKGLGVENTHGLKKQNLMFALLQAQTEKDGQVHAAGVMERLPDGYGFLRSPDYNYVPGPDDIYVSPSQIKLFGLRTGDTVTGLIRPPKEAERFFAMLRVESINGFPVEVAQKRNLFDNLTPLYPDERINMEFDPSHLDTRVIDLMCPIGKGQRALIVAPPRTGKTVLMQSIANAITRNHPEIFLIVLLIDERPEEVTDMARHVKGEVVSSTFDEPAQRHVQVAEMVIEKAKRLVEHGKDVVILLDSITRLARAYNQVVPTSGKILSGGVDSNALHKPKRFFGAARNIEEGGSLTIIATALIDTGSRMDEVIFEEFKGTGNMEIHLDRKLADKRIFPAIDINRSGTRKEELLLPQDTLTRVFILRKVLSPMSITESMELLIEKMRGAKTNDQFLASMNTN, from the coding sequence ATGGCATCACGCAAACAAGAAGAAATCCAAGTTAACCCTCCCGAAGAACCAACCGAATATACCAATGGCATTATGGACCAAGAAGATGGTTCCGAACCACCAAAACAATTTAAGAAGAAAAAGAGCCGATATGAAGGCCCTGTTCCTCCTCCTCTCGATCTAGTAGAACTAAAGAAAAAAAACATCAACGAACTTGCTGACCTTGCCAAGGGTTTAGGGGTGGAAAACACCCATGGACTGAAGAAACAAAATTTGATGTTTGCTCTTCTCCAGGCACAAACCGAAAAAGACGGCCAAGTACATGCTGCTGGAGTTATGGAAAGGTTACCAGATGGTTACGGTTTTCTCCGATCACCTGACTACAATTATGTGCCAGGTCCAGATGATATTTATGTATCACCCTCTCAAATTAAACTATTTGGACTTCGGACTGGAGATACAGTCACTGGTTTGATTCGACCACCAAAAGAAGCAGAACGATTTTTTGCTATGCTCCGAGTGGAATCCATTAACGGTTTTCCGGTAGAAGTGGCTCAAAAAAGAAATTTATTTGATAACCTAACACCTCTTTATCCAGACGAAAGAATCAATATGGAGTTTGACCCAAGCCATTTGGACACTCGTGTGATTGATCTTATGTGTCCGATTGGAAAAGGGCAAAGAGCTCTCATTGTGGCACCACCTAGAACGGGTAAGACGGTTCTCATGCAATCGATTGCCAATGCGATCACGAGAAACCACCCAGAAATTTTTCTTATTGTATTACTCATTGATGAACGTCCGGAAGAAGTAACCGACATGGCTCGTCATGTGAAAGGTGAGGTTGTGAGTTCCACTTTTGATGAACCAGCACAACGCCATGTCCAAGTAGCAGAGATGGTCATCGAAAAAGCAAAACGACTTGTGGAACATGGAAAGGATGTGGTCATCCTACTTGACTCCATCACAAGGCTTGCTCGTGCTTACAACCAAGTAGTGCCAACATCTGGGAAAATCCTTTCCGGTGGTGTGGATTCCAATGCCCTCCATAAACCAAAACGTTTTTTTGGAGCTGCAAGGAATATCGAAGAGGGTGGGTCACTCACCATCATCGCCACAGCCCTCATTGACACTGGTTCCCGAATGGACGAGGTAATTTTTGAGGAATTTAAGGGAACGGGAAATATGGAAATCCATTTGGACAGAAAACTCGCGGACAAACGAATTTTCCCCGCCATAGACATTAACCGCTCCGGAACGAGAAAAGAGGAACTCCTACTTCCACAAGATACCCTCACTCGTGTCTTTATCCTCCGAAAAGTACTTTCTCCTATGAGTATCACCGAAAGTATGGAACTATTGATTGAAAAAATGCGTGGCGCGAAGACCAACGACCAATTCCTCGCCAGCATGAATACGAACTAG
- a CDS encoding SpoIIE family protein phosphatase, with protein sequence MKKSSQTETFLYILLSVFFFTNPVLPETQNDIGERILHTTKFTYWIDPTSSVPVESVLKTGEFAKITDDFVNFGFLKGTLWLKLDPKDFPDPAKYPLLLIQAHNIDSVNLFHKHDGNTYIVSKSGHIHPVFQREIPHRNFVFRIGHERETILIAIRSEISLQFSLIFTNQRNLQREDYITQWAYGLFFGSLGIIILYNLAIAFFVRDRNYFYYIGYVLFFGLGQLSLLGFWGYFFVPDSYFWKRIGIPVFFSICLFFFVLFTSNFLKLKARVPKVARFYKVLGFFALLNAAVALFGGISHASIGVSSLSVLICVSLLAVLIWGIWKRLRSFYYFAIAFVLLLLTCIVYGFLKFGILPSNPFLEEMLFPIASLADITLFAFALADRIQLLRQEKDMALAQVTSLRKERKISRDILMQSLPKTIPNVKDLQIQIYILPMKDVGGDFYEYFSPNPYEIGIVLCDVSGHGIPASLISAMGKVAFTTQKDNISSPKQVLEGMNRVLYGNCNPQYVTASYVYLNTSTKVWRFGRAGHPSAYLQRVGGEIIKVHPKGKIIGVFPEIQIEETTYKVEPKDRILILSDGVLECFNPEGKMYGESGLLEFLKANRELPNHLFKVKLIQDLESFSKAEIKEWDDDLTFIFLELV encoded by the coding sequence TTGAAAAAGTCATCTCAGACCGAAACCTTTCTCTATATTTTACTTTCGGTTTTCTTTTTTACAAACCCAGTTCTTCCTGAAACTCAAAATGATATTGGAGAACGAATCCTCCATACAACTAAATTCACATATTGGATTGATCCCACATCCTCCGTTCCCGTTGAATCCGTTTTAAAAACGGGAGAATTTGCGAAAATCACAGATGACTTTGTCAACTTTGGATTTTTAAAAGGCACTCTTTGGTTGAAACTAGATCCAAAAGACTTTCCAGATCCCGCCAAATATCCGCTACTTCTCATCCAAGCGCATAACATTGACTCTGTGAACCTTTTCCATAAACACGATGGTAATACGTACATTGTCTCTAAATCAGGTCATATCCATCCAGTTTTCCAAAGAGAGATCCCTCACAGAAATTTTGTTTTTCGCATTGGACATGAAAGAGAAACCATTCTCATTGCGATTCGGTCTGAAATCTCCTTACAGTTTTCTTTAATTTTTACCAACCAAAGAAATCTCCAACGAGAAGATTATATCACTCAGTGGGCCTATGGACTTTTTTTCGGAAGTTTAGGAATCATCATTTTATACAATCTAGCAATTGCATTTTTTGTAAGAGACAGAAATTATTTTTATTATATCGGCTATGTTTTGTTTTTTGGCCTAGGACAACTTTCTCTACTCGGGTTCTGGGGTTATTTTTTTGTGCCTGATTCCTATTTTTGGAAACGAATAGGGATTCCTGTTTTTTTTAGTATCTGCCTTTTTTTCTTTGTTCTATTCACTTCTAATTTTCTAAAACTAAAAGCCAGGGTGCCAAAAGTGGCTCGATTCTATAAGGTTTTAGGTTTTTTTGCTCTACTGAATGCCGCAGTCGCATTGTTTGGTGGGATCTCCCATGCCTCTATTGGGGTGAGTTCTCTATCCGTTTTGATCTGTGTAAGTTTACTTGCAGTTTTAATTTGGGGGATTTGGAAACGTCTTCGTTCTTTTTATTACTTTGCTATTGCTTTTGTTTTACTGCTATTAACATGTATTGTGTATGGGTTTCTTAAATTTGGAATCCTTCCCTCCAATCCATTTTTAGAAGAAATGTTATTTCCTATCGCTTCTCTTGCCGACATCACTTTGTTTGCATTTGCTTTAGCAGATCGTATCCAATTGTTACGCCAAGAAAAAGATATGGCCCTTGCCCAAGTTACAAGCCTAAGGAAAGAAAGAAAAATTTCTAGGGACATTCTGATGCAGTCCCTTCCCAAAACCATTCCCAATGTAAAAGACCTGCAAATCCAAATTTATATCTTACCAATGAAAGATGTTGGTGGTGACTTCTATGAGTATTTTTCGCCAAACCCTTATGAGATAGGGATTGTACTTTGTGATGTTTCGGGACATGGAATTCCGGCTTCTCTTATTTCTGCGATGGGTAAGGTTGCTTTCACCACCCAAAAAGACAATATCTCTTCTCCTAAACAAGTTTTAGAAGGAATGAATCGCGTGTTATACGGTAATTGCAACCCACAATACGTGACTGCTTCTTATGTGTATCTGAATACATCCACTAAAGTCTGGAGGTTCGGGCGTGCAGGTCATCCCAGTGCTTATCTCCAAAGAGTGGGTGGTGAAATCATCAAAGTTCATCCCAAGGGCAAAATCATTGGCGTTTTTCCCGAAATCCAAATTGAAGAAACCACTTATAAAGTAGAACCCAAAGATAGAATTCTCATCTTAAGTGATGGAGTTTTGGAATGTTTTAATCCAGAAGGAAAGATGTATGGAGAATCCGGATTATTAGAATTTTTAAAGGCGAATAGAGAACTACCAAACCATCTCTTCAAAGTAAAACTCATTCAGGATTTAGAGTCGTTTTCTAAAGCCGAAATAAAAGAGTGGGACGACGACCTAACGTTTATTTTTCTGGAATTGGTATGA
- a CDS encoding LA_1326/LA_4305 family lipoprotein gives MKLYRIFSLLILSITLNSCATGVKSRSLLFRSNEFAIYTVNRDKINLKSETSVSKTFAHPVELTEDKVLDLLGNIRFREESSYGDVNRYVFEEKEIKEFALDLVDGLQKLKPDQLLLVISKYNPVRSVVSHYARTGFYIWSSETSIEILFGELQKEVTYDEQGNYYDWSNIPDIPFEHFPQSTYILQGQGFSFKKVSGFRNKHWLVFDKTDLAKLKFEKRKKTTIPEVTNSVDADLKPEKKISRDEEEGIVNEE, from the coding sequence ATGAAACTCTATCGAATTTTTTCTCTTTTGATTCTCTCCATCACTTTGAATTCCTGTGCTACCGGTGTAAAGAGTCGCTCTTTACTTTTTCGTAGCAATGAGTTTGCGATTTATACAGTAAACCGAGACAAAATCAATCTAAAGTCAGAAACTTCTGTTTCCAAAACTTTCGCACATCCTGTGGAACTAACAGAAGATAAAGTTTTGGATTTACTAGGGAACATTCGATTTCGAGAAGAAAGTTCTTACGGGGATGTAAACAGATATGTCTTTGAAGAAAAAGAAATCAAAGAATTTGCATTGGATTTGGTTGACGGCCTACAAAAATTAAAGCCAGACCAATTACTCCTTGTTATCTCAAAATACAATCCAGTTCGTTCCGTTGTTTCTCATTATGCGAGAACTGGGTTTTATATTTGGTCTTCCGAAACCTCCATTGAAATTTTATTTGGGGAACTCCAAAAAGAAGTTACCTATGATGAACAAGGGAATTATTACGATTGGTCCAATATCCCTGACATCCCTTTTGAACATTTCCCTCAGTCCACATACATTTTACAAGGCCAAGGATTTTCTTTTAAGAAAGTTTCCGGATTTCGCAATAAACACTGGTTGGTTTTTGATAAAACTGATTTGGCAAAGCTGAAGTTTGAGAAACGAAAGAAAACCACGATTCCTGAGGTAACAAACTCTGTTGACGCAGATCTGAAACCTGAAAAAAAAATCTCTAGAGATGAAGAAGAGGGGATTGTAAACGAAGAATAA
- the rpmE gene encoding 50S ribosomal protein L31, whose translation MKTDIHPKYVASKIKCACGTVIETRSTAGDISVEICSNCHPFFTGKSKLVDTTGRVDKFKKKYKMK comes from the coding sequence ATGAAAACTGACATACATCCAAAATACGTTGCTTCAAAAATCAAATGTGCTTGCGGTACTGTGATCGAAACAAGATCCACTGCCGGGGATATCAGTGTGGAAATTTGTTCCAACTGCCACCCTTTCTTTACCGGAAAATCCAAATTAGTGGATACAACTGGTCGAGTAGACAAGTTCAAGAAAAAATACAAAATGAAGTAA
- a CDS encoding DUF342 domain-containing protein — protein sequence MPGPDSYTDRILQDLEASENGYFQIENSAGKAVLKITKPGAKGKKVDYKDVLARVQLFGVEGYNQEQIKKAVALAENRPVEIGTWSKGDPVNSYADIIISEDHMEAKMVLHPPKHGGALLTEYQLREQIASVGISVGIIDVVIQKQIKNPDFFLPYTIAKGFPPIPGKDGEIKIHFRSDNKPQLEEDEHGRIDYKNIGVIQSVKPGDLIAERIPPKKGEFGKTVNGSILPYQEEKSVEWNLGPNVELKEDKLYAKIAGRPVLSAAMEIKVDEVIQLEAVDYSTGNIDFPGTIIVEEKIGDGFSLTTSGSIIIRNSVGKAFLKAKGDIVLSGGFMGRGEGYIESEGNIYAKFVEQGKLTAQGSIFVEEAVMHSEISAKDFIRVVGGRGEVIGGTVIAGNSLTCAKLGAVVETKTKVAIGTPPELLDELNRMKKEIADKEITLHKVQLTLTKLVEKSQKKELTLEEKETITKLKDANEKFTKVLETEAKQFETALGSYEPNPDAFVDVEREVFPGVDLSFGAGKNYRLGINSLVGKTHFYLGTDGSIQTERTVIRKED from the coding sequence ATGCCAGGCCCAGACTCATATACCGATAGAATCCTTCAAGATTTAGAAGCTTCAGAAAATGGATATTTCCAAATCGAAAATTCCGCTGGTAAAGCTGTATTAAAGATCACCAAACCTGGAGCCAAAGGAAAAAAAGTCGATTATAAAGACGTACTCGCAAGAGTCCAACTCTTTGGTGTAGAAGGTTACAACCAGGAACAAATCAAAAAAGCAGTAGCTCTTGCAGAAAACAGACCTGTAGAAATTGGAACTTGGTCCAAAGGGGATCCTGTAAACTCTTATGCAGACATTATTATCTCTGAAGATCACATGGAGGCTAAAATGGTTCTCCACCCACCAAAACATGGTGGAGCCCTCCTCACAGAATACCAGTTACGTGAACAAATTGCGTCGGTTGGAATTTCCGTTGGTATCATCGATGTTGTCATTCAAAAACAAATCAAAAACCCCGATTTTTTTCTACCATATACAATTGCCAAAGGATTCCCTCCGATTCCTGGAAAAGATGGAGAAATCAAAATCCATTTTCGTTCTGACAACAAACCTCAGTTAGAAGAAGACGAACATGGACGAATTGATTATAAAAATATAGGAGTGATCCAATCGGTTAAACCCGGTGACTTAATCGCAGAACGAATCCCACCAAAAAAAGGTGAGTTTGGAAAAACTGTGAATGGATCTATTCTTCCTTACCAAGAGGAAAAATCTGTCGAGTGGAATTTGGGACCTAACGTAGAACTGAAAGAGGACAAACTGTACGCTAAAATTGCAGGGCGGCCCGTTCTTTCTGCGGCCATGGAAATCAAAGTAGATGAAGTGATTCAACTGGAGGCAGTAGACTATTCCACCGGTAATATTGATTTTCCAGGAACAATCATCGTGGAAGAAAAAATCGGAGATGGATTTTCCTTAACCACAAGCGGAAGTATCATCATTCGTAATTCGGTGGGAAAAGCATTTCTCAAAGCCAAAGGTGACATTGTTTTATCAGGCGGATTTATGGGACGCGGTGAAGGGTATATTGAATCAGAAGGTAATATTTACGCCAAATTTGTAGAACAAGGAAAACTCACCGCCCAAGGAAGTATCTTTGTGGAAGAGGCAGTCATGCATTCTGAAATTTCGGCCAAAGATTTCATTCGTGTAGTGGGAGGGAGAGGAGAAGTCATTGGCGGAACTGTCATTGCCGGTAACTCACTCACTTGCGCAAAACTCGGAGCCGTTGTGGAAACCAAAACCAAAGTTGCCATTGGAACTCCGCCAGAGTTACTCGATGAACTCAACCGAATGAAAAAAGAAATCGCAGATAAAGAAATCACTCTTCACAAAGTCCAACTAACCCTCACAAAACTTGTAGAAAAAAGCCAAAAAAAAGAACTGACTTTGGAAGAAAAAGAAACCATCACCAAACTTAAAGATGCGAACGAAAAGTTTACCAAAGTTTTGGAAACAGAAGCCAAACAATTTGAAACAGCCCTTGGTTCTTATGAACCAAATCCAGATGCTTTTGTGGATGTGGAAAGAGAAGTATTTCCTGGAGTGGACTTAAGTTTTGGGGCAGGAAAAAACTATCGATTGGGAATCAATTCTCTCGTAGGGAAAACACATTTCTACTTAGGAACTGACGGAAGTATCCAAACAGAAAGAACAGTTATCAGAAAAGAAGACTAA
- a CDS encoding glycosyl transferase, translated as MKIYFYISGHGFGHISRSGNIIKRLLREEFIEEIHLVSTRIPFLDFTHPKLKTKNLKLDVGVSQKNSLSIDLQTTKEELQEFEKTKTKLLREETEYCKKNKISLIVTDCSSFPITIALEVGIPSVFIGNFTWDFIYKNYAKDDSYFGNLSDQIEVEYGFATEALILPFYCPTPAFLDKTNIGLVGRKPNLSKLQARQKFGFKDDTTYILLSFGAYGLEGTKLQTKNLPPSIQLVAYGVPGIQTDGILIPEVSHYPDLVAACDFVCTKPGYGILAECYYAKTPILYTDRGDFSEYLHLVSALDLHFRSAYIDLPRIISCQFGEVLTLINTIDGMTPKLELKTDGEEDVVSHLLEYN; from the coding sequence ATGAAAATTTATTTTTATATCTCTGGCCATGGGTTTGGCCATATCAGTCGTTCAGGAAATATCATAAAACGTTTACTTAGAGAAGAATTCATTGAAGAAATTCATTTAGTCAGCACAAGAATTCCTTTTTTAGATTTTACACATCCCAAACTAAAAACAAAAAACTTGAAACTTGATGTTGGAGTTTCACAAAAGAACTCTCTCTCTATTGACTTACAAACTACCAAAGAAGAACTTCAAGAGTTTGAAAAAACCAAAACAAAACTCCTGAGAGAAGAAACAGAATACTGCAAAAAAAATAAAATCTCACTCATTGTAACGGACTGTTCTTCTTTTCCCATCACCATTGCCTTAGAAGTGGGGATCCCCAGTGTTTTTATCGGGAACTTTACTTGGGATTTTATTTATAAAAATTATGCCAAAGACGATTCTTATTTCGGAAACTTAAGTGACCAAATCGAAGTGGAATACGGTTTTGCGACCGAAGCTCTAATCCTACCTTTTTATTGTCCAACACCTGCGTTCCTAGATAAAACTAACATTGGTCTTGTGGGAAGAAAACCAAATCTGTCTAAACTTCAAGCCAGACAAAAATTTGGATTCAAAGACGATACTACCTATATTCTTTTATCTTTTGGGGCTTACGGTTTAGAAGGAACCAAATTACAAACAAAGAACCTTCCCCCATCCATCCAGTTGGTTGCTTATGGAGTTCCAGGAATTCAAACGGACGGAATCCTCATTCCTGAGGTATCACATTACCCAGATTTAGTCGCAGCCTGTGATTTTGTTTGTACAAAACCTGGTTATGGAATTTTAGCGGAATGTTATTATGCCAAAACTCCTATTCTTTATACGGATCGTGGAGATTTTAGCGAGTATTTACATTTGGTTAGTGCACTCGATCTTCACTTTCGTTCGGCATATATTGACCTGCCCCGAATAATTTCTTGTCAATTTGGGGAAGTGCTGACTCTAATTAATACAATCGACGGAATGACTCCCAAGTTAGAATTAAAAACAGATGGAGAGGAAGACGTCGTTTCTCATTTATTAGAATACAATTAA